The stretch of DNA CCTTCGGAGTATTCGGCAAAGTGGCGGTCCAGTTCGCCGCGCGGCACCCGCGTGTGGTCGCGGAAACGGTAAAGGGCCCCTTGCCGGGCGAGCAGGTACATCAATGCAGAAAATGTCAGGAATGTTACGACGACAAGATAGGAAATCGTCTCGAACTGAAATCTGAAACCCGGATTCGGATTATCCGCCCATTCCCTCAGGACGGTGGAAATGACGTAGCCAATCCAGGCGGCCAGCGTCGTGAGAATTCCCAGCCGGCCAAGGATTATTTTGCGCCTGGACGGTCTCGGATGAACAATGGACAGCGGCTCGGACCGCCGTTCGGCCCCCCATTGACGGCGCCGGACCGCACCCTTTTGTTCGGTCGTAACGCTTTCCGCATCCCAGCGCGGCAAGACAAGCTGATCTGGCATTAGTCCCCACAAGACTGCAAAGTCGGCAAATTGGCACGCGCCTACGGCAAACCACGCACGCCTCACCGGAATGTTCAGGTGAGTGCCCTTATGATAATGCAAGGTCAGACGCTTGCCGGACATCAGACACCCCGGAAATTACACGAGTTGATACCGGCGGCCGGCGAGTGCCGGGCCGTTCAATGAAAGACACACAAGGGGGCCCTGTGTCCGAACGATTCCCAGGCCGCAAGCTATCAGTGGTCCGGCTTGGCATCCTCATCGGCGCCGTGGCGGCTGCCGCCGCCGGCGGCGTGGCAGCGTGGGGCAACTTCCAGGATGTCCGGGCGGCCGAGGCCATCCCGTCCGTCTTCTCGGGGTATGTCGACGTCACGGCGACGCCGCGGTTCGCCTTCGAGGCCCCGGCGTCCAAGGAAGCCGAAAATGTCGTGCTGTCCTTCGTGGTCGCCGACCCGAAGGATCCGTGCACGCCTTCCTGGGGCGCCGCCTACTCGCTCTCGGAGGCGGCATCGGCGCTGGACCTGGACCGGCGGGTGGCAAGGCTCGAGCAACTCGGCGGCACCGCCGCCGTGTCCTTCGGCGGGCTGGCCAACCAGGAGCTGGCCGTCAGCTGTACAGATCCCGCCAAGCTGAAGTCGGCCTACGGGACCGTCATCGACCGCTACAACGTCAGCAGCATCGATCTGGATGTGGAAGGGGAGGCCCTCTCCGACCCGGCAGCCGTGGAACGGCGTTCCAGCGCCATCGCCGCGCTCCAGCAGGACCGGCAGCGCGACGGCAAGGGGCTCAGCGTCTGGCTGACGCTGCCGGCGGATCCCAACGGCCTCACGACGGCGGGCAGCGACGCCGTGAACCGGATGATCACCGCCGGCGTCGACCTGGCCGGGGTGAACGCCATGACGATGGACTATGGCGGGAGCAAGCTGGCGGGCCGTTCCATGTACGAGAACGCAGTGTCCGCCGCGGAAGCCACGCACGGGCAGCTGAGTGCCCTGTACCGGGCAGCAGGCAGAGAACTCGGCAGTGAAATGGTGTGGCGCAAGATCGGCCTCACGCCGATGATCGGCCAGAACGACATCCCAGGCGAAATCTTCACGCTCAAGGACGCCCAGGACCTCAGCAGCTACGCGAGCGGCAAGGGTATCGGCCGGCTGTCCATCTGGTCCCTCAACCGGGACTGGACCTGCAGCCCGAACTTCCCTGACGTCAGGCAGGTCTCGGACGGTTGCAGCGGCGTTGACCAGAGTGGATCGACGTTCGCCTCGATCCTCGGCGCCGGCGTGGCCGCCGGCCCGGTCCCGGAACCGACGGCTCCGGCACGGCAGACGGCGTCTCCCGCCGTGACGGACAATCCGTCCACCAGCCCGTATCCGGTGTGGTCGGCAAGCAGCACCTACACGGCCGGGGATCGGATTGTGCGGCATTCCAACGTCTACGAGGCCAAATGGTGGACCCGCGGAGACTCCCCCGACGATCCCGTACTCCAGGGTGGCGCCACCCCGTGGCGCCTCATCGGCCCCGTATTGCCCGGCGACAAGCCGGCTCCGAAACTGACGGCGCCTGAAGGTACGGCGCCCCCGTGGCAGCCGTCCAGCATCTATGTCAAGGGTGACCGCGTGCTCTTCGAAGGCCGGGTCTTCGAAGCGAAGTGGTGGACCCAGACGGACAGCCCCGACGCCGCGCTGCAGGGCGCAGGGGAATCACCCTGGTGGAAGCTGCCGGACGAAGAACTGCTGAAGATCATGGCCACAGCGACAGCGGCTGCCGCGCCGTCGCCGGCCGCCACCGGCAAGTAGGCCGCTTGGGTGCCGCCGGCCCTCAAGCGGCCCTCAGATGTCCGGTGCCGTGCGGGGCCGCCTGACTCTCCCGGCGCTCCTGGCGGCGCGTTCCTGCCGGACGCGCTGCGCCACCAGGCCTACTGCGGCCACGCCGATGGTGATGGGGCAGCCCATCAGCCGCTCCAGGGTTCCGGGCTCGGGCACCTGCATGCCGGTCAGCCCGCTCGCCACGAGCGCACCGAAGGACACCGCGCCGCACGCCAGGATCGACCAGCCCAGCGGCGGCTGCCTGAACCACAGGCAGCCCAGGAGCAACAGCGCGACGGCCCCGGCCGCGAAGTACACCACGGCGCCCACCAGATGCCAGGCGGACCCCGTATCCTCGGGCACCAGGCCCACGATGACCGTGCCTGCACCGGCCACAAGGGTGAGCGAGCGGGCGGCGATCACGGCGGACCTGGGTGTCCGCCGGACAGGTTCCGCGGCCGGCCCGGCGGCTGTACGGTTCGTCTCCGGCCCAGGCCCCGATCACGGCGGTCTCCGCCACGAAATACTGCAACACACTCAGCTTCGCGAGTGCGCCGACATAGAACCGGGTGGACGCCACATCAGGGAGTAGACGACGTCGTTACTGCGGGCGGTTGCTGCGGCTGCCATGCCAAGAGCGTAGTACGCGTCCTCACCTTGTATGCTTATATCCGTGTCCCAACGGGCCGGCCAAGGGCCGGCGACGCGGATGCCCGCCCTCGTAGCTCAGTGGATAGAGCACGGCTCTCCTAAAGCCGGTGTCGTTGGTTCGATTCCAATCGAGGGCACTTGAATTCGCCAGCCCCGGACGCCGGTCCGGAATTCGATCTCCGCGCCTACCTGCTGGGCGCCTGGAGCGTGGAGCGCACCCTGCTGGACCGGGCCAGCGGCACCCGTGGAAGCTTTGCCGGCGCCGCCCGGTTCACCGAAACAGGCGACGGCGGCGGCCTCCACTTTCATGAGGAAGGCACCGTGAGCTGGACCTCCTACAACGGCGGGCCCTTCACCGGACCGGCCAGCCGGGACTATCTGCTCCGGCCCACGGACGCCCGGGACACGCTGGACATGTTCTTCCCCGACGGCCGGCCCTTCCACCGGATGGGCTTTTCGGAGCGGAGCCGTCAGGACCGGCACTGGTGCGACCCGGATACCTACAAGGTGAGCTACACAATGATCGGTCCGCACGAATTCCGCTACCGCTGGGACGTCACCGGGCCCGTCAAGGACCAGCTGCTCGAGTCCGTGCTGCACCGTCGGCCAGGATCCCCCACGTGAATCCCCTGATAGTCGTCTCCGCCGTCTGCGTGTTCGATGACGCCGGGCGCCTCCTGACCGTCCGCAAGCGGGGCACGGACAAGTTCATGCATCCGGGCGGCAAACCCGAGGCCGGCGAAACCGCCGCCCAGACCGCGGCCCGGGAGCTGGAAGAAGAGGTGGGGATCGTGCTGGCCCCCGAGAAGCTGGAGCTCCTGGGCATCTGGCTGGCGGATGCCGCCAACGAGGCCGCCACCCAGATCGAGGCCACCGTCTTCATGGCGCCCGGGGTCTGGAGCGCCCGCCCCTCGGCCGAGATTGCCGAGATCCGCTGGCTGGACCTCGCTGCGGAATTGCCGGACGACCTTGCCCCGTTGCTCACAGGCCACGTGCTGCCGGCGCTGTCCGCCGGATCGGACTAGAGCCCGGGCACGGCTTCTTCGGCCACTGCCGTGGCTTCGGCGAACTGCGTCCGGTAGAGCTCCGCGTAGCGGCCGTCGGCGGCAAGGAGACCGGTATGGGTGCCCCGCTCCACGATGGAGCCGTTCTCCACCACCAGGATCACATCGGCCGCGCGGATCGTAGAGAGCCGGTGGGCAATCACGACGGCGGTGCGCCCCTCGAGCGCGGCGCCCAGAGCCTCCTGTACCGCGGCCTCGTTGGTGGAATCCAGGGCGGCCGTAGCCTCGTCCAGGATCACCACCCTCGGCTGGGCGATGAGCAGCCGAGCGATGGTCAGGCGCTGGCGTTCGCCGCCGGAGAGGCGGTAGCCGCGCTCCCCCACCACGGTGTCCAGGCCGTCCGGCAGCGACCGGACCATCTCCTCGAGCCGGGCCTGGCGCACCACGTCCCACATCTGGTCTAAGGTGGCGTCGGGCCGGGCCAGGCGCAGGTTGGAGGCGATGCTTTCGTGGAACAGGTGCCCGTCCTGCGTCACCATGCCCAGGGTCTCACGCATGGAGTCGAAGGTGAGGTCGCGGACGTCCACGCCGGTGCCGGGTGCCGTGCCGCCGAAACGGACGGCGCCGGAATCGACGTCGTACAGCCGCGCCAGCAGCTGCGCGATGGTGGACTTGCCGGCACCCGAGGAGCCCACGAGTGCCACGGTCTGGCCGGGTTCCACCCGGAAGCTGATGCCGTGCAGTACTTCTTCGCCGCCGCGGGTGTCCAGCGTGGACACGTCCTCCAACGAGGCCAGCGAGACCTTGTCCGCCGAGGGGTAGGCGAAGCGGACGTCGTCGAACTCCACGGACAGCGGACCGGTCGGCGACGCCACGGCGTCGGGCTTCTGCTGGATGAGGGGCTTGAGGTCCAGGATCTCGAAGACCCGCTCGAAGCTGACCAGGGCACTCATGATCTCCACCCGGGCATTGGAGAGCGCCGTCAGCGGTGCGTAAAGGCGGGTGAGGAGCAGCGCCAGCACAACGACGTCGCCCGCGGCCAGCTGCCCCTGCAGCGCCAGGAAGCCGCCCAGGCCGTAGACCAGGGCGAGGGCCAGCGCCGAGACGAGCGTCAGGGCCGTGACGAAGGTGAACTGCAGCATCGCCGTGCGCACGCCGATGTCACGTACCCGGCCGGCCCGAAGGGCGAACTCCCGGGATTCCTCATCCGGGCGGCCAAAGAGCTTCACCAGGGTGGCACCGGGCGCGGAGAACCGCTCCGTCATCTGGGTGCCCATGGCGGCATTATGCCCCGCGGCTTCGCGGCGGAGATCGGCCAGCTTGGAGCCCATCCGGCGGGCCGGAATCAGGAAGATCGGCAGCAGGACCATGGCCAGCACGGTGACGAGCCAGGATTTATTCAGCATCACCGCGAGCGTCAGGGCCAGGGCCACGACGTTGCTGACGACGCCGGACAGCGTTCCGGCGAAGGCCGACTGTGCGCCGATGACATCGTTGTTCAGCCGGCTCACGAGTGCTCCGGTCCGTGTGCGGGTGAAGAAGGCGATCGGCATCTTCTGCACGTGGTCGAACACCTTGGTGCGCAGGTCCACGATCACGCCCTCGCCGATCGTGGAGGACAGCCAGCGGGTGACGAGGCCGATCCCGGCCTCGGCAACCGCCACGATGGCGATCAGCACCGCCAGCCAGACCACCACGCCGGTGCCCGCGCCGGCGATAATCGCATCAACCACCTGGCCGGCGAGGACGGGGGTGGCCACGGCCAGCACGGCCATCACAATGGACAGCAGCACGAAGGCGATCAGCCGGCGCCGGTGCGGTCGCGCGAAGCTGAAGACGCGTTTGAGTGTCTCCTTCGAGAACGGCTTGGAGCCGCTCGAGGCGCGCGTGATGTTGTAGAGGGAGCTCCAGGCTACCCGGTCCATGCTCATTTTGTGGTGCCTTTCGGGGCGGTATGGCCCAGCATTTCGGTGACGACGCCGTTGTCCACGTTCCAGCGCGCGTCAAGGCGCACATTTTCCAGCAGCCGGCGGTCATGCGTGACCAGGAGCAGCGCGCCGTCGTAGCTTTCGAGGGCTTCCTCAAGCTGCTCGATGGCGGGCAGGTCAAGGTGGTTGGTGGGTTCGTCCAGGACCAGCAGGTTCACGCCGCGCGCCTGCAGCAGCGCCAGTGCCGCCCTGGTCCGCTCCCCCGGCGACAGGGAATCCACCGGGCGCCCGGTATGGTCCGCTTTGAGGCCGAACTTGGCCAGCAGGGTGCGGACTTCAGCCGCGGTCAGGTCCGTCAGGACGGCCTCAACGGCGTCGCCAAGCAACAGCCCGCCGGCGAGCAGCCCGCGCGCCTGGTCGATCTCGCCGATGGCGACAGAGGCGCCCATCGATGCGTCGCCGGAGTCAGGCTGCCGGCCGCCGAGCAGGAGTCGGAGGAGGGTGGACTTGCCGGCGCCGTTGGGGCCGGTGATGCCGATCCGCTCGCCCGCGTTCAGCTGCAGGTTCACCGGTCCCAGTGTGAAGCCGCCCTGGTGCACGACAGCGTCCCGGAGGGTGGCCACGACGGCGCTGGAACGCGGCGCCGCGCCGATGCTGAACTGAAGTTGCCATTCCTTGCGGGGCTCTTCCACCACGTCGAGGCGCGCAATCCGGGATTCCATCTGGCGGACCTTCTGGGCCTGCTTTTCGGAGGACTCGGTGCTGGCCGCCCGCCGGATCTTGTCATTGTCCGGGCTCTTCTTCATGGCATTCCGGACGCCCTGCGAGCTCCACTCGCGCTGGGTCCGGGCGCGGGAGACCAGGTCAGCCTTGGTCGAAGCGAATTCCTCGAAACGCTCACGGGCGTGGCGGCGGCCGACGGCGCGTTCCTCCAGGAAGGCCTCGTAGCCGCCGTCGTAGACCGCGACCGAATTCTGGGCGAGGTCCAGTTCCACCACGGTGGTGACGCAGCGTGCCAGGAACTCGCGGTCGTGCGAGACCAGCACGACGCCGCCGCGCAGGCCCTGGACGAAGCCCTCAAGCTTGGCGAGGCCGCTCAGGTCCAGGTCATTGGTGGGTTCGTCCAGCAGGACGATATCGAAGCGGCTCAGCAGCAGGGCCGCGAGCGCCACCCTGGCGGCCTGGCCGCCGGAGAGCCCGGTCATCTCCGCGTCCGGGCCCACCTCGAGTCCGAGGTCGGCCAGGACCGGGGGGATCCGTTCCTCCAAATCCGCGGCACCGGATGCCATCCAGCGGTCAAACGCCAGCGAGTAGGCGTCGTCGGAGCCGGGAGCGCCCAGGCCCAGGGCCTCGGCCGTGGACTCCATGGCAACGGTGGCCTGGGCGCAGCCGGTGCGCCGCGCAATGTAGCCGGCCACCGTCTCACCGGTGATCCGCTCGTGTTCCTGCGGCAGCCAGCCCACGAAGGCGTCTGCCGGCGCGAGGCTGACCGTTCCCTCCTGCGGTTTGTCGACGCCCGCCATGAGCCGGAGCAGGGTGGATTTACCCGCGCCGTTGGCACCCACGACGCCGACAACATCGCCGGGAGCGACGGTCAGGGAGAGTTTGGAGAAAAGTGTGCGGTGATCGTGACCACCGGCAAGGTCTTTGGCAACAAGTGTTGCAGTCATTAGTCAATCCTCTCACCACGGCCCAAAACGGGCAGCCCTGACCAGCCCTCCCAACGGGCCGAAGATCCCCGGGCATGAAAGAACCCGCCGGTCCGGACTTGGGGGGTGTACGGACCAGCGGGTTCGAGCATTTAGCATAGTTGAATCAGACCTCAACGTAAAATCGCTGCGCCGGGAATCGCTGCACGTCCGCGCGCCGGAAACCGCTGCCCCCAACGTCCCAGCAGGAAACCGTAGATGCCGTTACCCGCCAAGGCATTCCAACTCTGGCTCCATGGAGTCGCTCCGGATGCGAGCACGGCCGACATCTGCAGGATCTCCGGCATCAAGCGGACCACCCTGGCGCAGCAACTGGTGCGCGGCAAGGTCGCGGAGACCACCCTCGTGAGCATCAGCCGTGCCCTGCACCGTAACCCCTTGGCGGATCTGGCTTCGTTCGAGAGCTACGCGGGGCTGGCCGGGAAGCCCCGGCTGCCGACCCCGGCGGAACTTGTCAGCCAGATTGCCACCATGGATCTGCTGCGCGCGGTGATTTCCCGCTCATCCCCGGCGTACGGCGGCTACGGGGACGAAGGCAGTTCGTTGACGCCGGCACTCGGTCCCACCCCTCACGCCACCTCGGTCCGGAACTGGGTGGACGCGATCGACGACGGCGAACTGCGGCACCGGGTATCGGCCGCAACCGGAGTCGCGCCACAGAACTATTCGGCACAGCTGACGGCCAACCGGCTGTCCCCGGAGCTCGCGGTCGCGACGGCCCGCGCTGCTGGCGTAGGATTCACGGGCGGTCTCGTCGCGACCGGATTAATTACCGAGGCTGAAGCGGGCTGGCCGCCAGAGGCCAGGCAGACGGCCCTCGATGCCTTATCCGATGGTGAGCTCACGGCCCTTGCGGGCGAGCGCCTGCAAACCCTTGGCAAGACGCTCCGCCGCCAGGAGCACGAACAAGCACAAACAGAAAAGATTTGGGAGAACCTCGGATGATCGCGATCCTGCAGTGGACCACATTGGCAGCGTGCGGCATCGTCGCACTCGCCCGCATTCCCAGCGCATTGCGGGGACAGAACCCGTCCATCTTCGGAATCTTCGCGCTGTCCACCTTCGCCGTCCTTCTCAGCATCGAGGAACCATACATGGCGATCGATGCGTGGCTGGGCTCCAACAACTACACCAACCTGATTCTGCGGTTCCTGGCTTACGGCACAATCCTGATGGCGGGATACCGGATCGCGAGGGCCTTTGATGCTCCCAAGAGCATCGGCGCC from Arthrobacter sp. PAMC25564 encodes:
- a CDS encoding carbohydrate-binding protein translates to MSERFPGRKLSVVRLGILIGAVAAAAAGGVAAWGNFQDVRAAEAIPSVFSGYVDVTATPRFAFEAPASKEAENVVLSFVVADPKDPCTPSWGAAYSLSEAASALDLDRRVARLEQLGGTAAVSFGGLANQELAVSCTDPAKLKSAYGTVIDRYNVSSIDLDVEGEALSDPAAVERRSSAIAALQQDRQRDGKGLSVWLTLPADPNGLTTAGSDAVNRMITAGVDLAGVNAMTMDYGGSKLAGRSMYENAVSAAEATHGQLSALYRAAGRELGSEMVWRKIGLTPMIGQNDIPGEIFTLKDAQDLSSYASGKGIGRLSIWSLNRDWTCSPNFPDVRQVSDGCSGVDQSGSTFASILGAGVAAGPVPEPTAPARQTASPAVTDNPSTSPYPVWSASSTYTAGDRIVRHSNVYEAKWWTRGDSPDDPVLQGGATPWRLIGPVLPGDKPAPKLTAPEGTAPPWQPSSIYVKGDRVLFEGRVFEAKWWTQTDSPDAALQGAGESPWWKLPDEELLKIMATATAAAAPSPAATGK
- a CDS encoding DUF998 domain-containing protein, whose protein sequence is MIAARSLTLVAGAGTVIVGLVPEDTGSAWHLVGAVVYFAAGAVALLLLGCLWFRQPPLGWSILACGAVSFGALVASGLTGMQVPEPGTLERLMGCPITIGVAAVGLVAQRVRQERAARSAGRVRRPRTAPDI
- a CDS encoding DUF6314 family protein, which translates into the protein MNSPAPDAGPEFDLRAYLLGAWSVERTLLDRASGTRGSFAGAARFTETGDGGGLHFHEEGTVSWTSYNGGPFTGPASRDYLLRPTDARDTLDMFFPDGRPFHRMGFSERSRQDRHWCDPDTYKVSYTMIGPHEFRYRWDVTGPVKDQLLESVLHRRPGSPT
- a CDS encoding NUDIX domain-containing protein, whose product is MNPLIVVSAVCVFDDAGRLLTVRKRGTDKFMHPGGKPEAGETAAQTAARELEEEVGIVLAPEKLELLGIWLADAANEAATQIEATVFMAPGVWSARPSAEIAEIRWLDLAAELPDDLAPLLTGHVLPALSAGSD
- a CDS encoding ABC transporter ATP-binding protein, which encodes MSMDRVAWSSLYNITRASSGSKPFSKETLKRVFSFARPHRRRLIAFVLLSIVMAVLAVATPVLAGQVVDAIIAGAGTGVVVWLAVLIAIVAVAEAGIGLVTRWLSSTIGEGVIVDLRTKVFDHVQKMPIAFFTRTRTGALVSRLNNDVIGAQSAFAGTLSGVVSNVVALALTLAVMLNKSWLVTVLAMVLLPIFLIPARRMGSKLADLRREAAGHNAAMGTQMTERFSAPGATLVKLFGRPDEESREFALRAGRVRDIGVRTAMLQFTFVTALTLVSALALALVYGLGGFLALQGQLAAGDVVVLALLLTRLYAPLTALSNARVEIMSALVSFERVFEILDLKPLIQQKPDAVASPTGPLSVEFDDVRFAYPSADKVSLASLEDVSTLDTRGGEEVLHGISFRVEPGQTVALVGSSGAGKSTIAQLLARLYDVDSGAVRFGGTAPGTGVDVRDLTFDSMRETLGMVTQDGHLFHESIASNLRLARPDATLDQMWDVVRQARLEEMVRSLPDGLDTVVGERGYRLSGGERQRLTIARLLIAQPRVVILDEATAALDSTNEAAVQEALGAALEGRTAVVIAHRLSTIRAADVILVVENGSIVERGTHTGLLAADGRYAELYRTQFAEATAVAEEAVPGL
- a CDS encoding ABC-F family ATP-binding cassette domain-containing protein, producing the protein MTATLVAKDLAGGHDHRTLFSKLSLTVAPGDVVGVVGANGAGKSTLLRLMAGVDKPQEGTVSLAPADAFVGWLPQEHERITGETVAGYIARRTGCAQATVAMESTAEALGLGAPGSDDAYSLAFDRWMASGAADLEERIPPVLADLGLEVGPDAEMTGLSGGQAARVALAALLLSRFDIVLLDEPTNDLDLSGLAKLEGFVQGLRGGVVLVSHDREFLARCVTTVVELDLAQNSVAVYDGGYEAFLEERAVGRRHARERFEEFASTKADLVSRARTQREWSSQGVRNAMKKSPDNDKIRRAASTESSEKQAQKVRQMESRIARLDVVEEPRKEWQLQFSIGAAPRSSAVVATLRDAVVHQGGFTLGPVNLQLNAGERIGITGPNGAGKSTLLRLLLGGRQPDSGDASMGASVAIGEIDQARGLLAGGLLLGDAVEAVLTDLTAAEVRTLLAKFGLKADHTGRPVDSLSPGERTRAALALLQARGVNLLVLDEPTNHLDLPAIEQLEEALESYDGALLLVTHDRRLLENVRLDARWNVDNGVVTEMLGHTAPKGTTK